A genomic stretch from Euwallacea fornicatus isolate EFF26 chromosome 10, ASM4011564v1, whole genome shotgun sequence includes:
- the fra gene encoding neogenin isoform X5, whose amino-acid sequence MSWTKYVFCLQRKWALLLVIATAFTRITQGHAVLEFSVEPSDTVVEAGQSAVLDCMVKASQHQQSVLITWLDEDGSRITLLSDMYRSQLTNGSLYITSVVEEQRLAGIYQCMATLPNVGSIVSRTAKLSIARLNGFHEEPSDITVYIGQKAHFACYVDAIPTPRIRWLKDERPLQIDDLRMTVLPSGALEIDEVVESDQGSYRCNATGLNSYKLSNKAILYINGDQEQAAHSAPPTFIAKPRYIVAVEGQNISLDCAANGNPIPTITWLKDGRTIDMNYLDGRFSQVGSTSSLRITRIQEQDAGTYQCKAENREDSLYASAMIDIQVPPKFLKKPQNRTEHLSKDVELDCSVYGIPEPKMRWFKDGELVKYSEYYQLVNGNNLKIMGLITTDTGIFQCLASNPAGNIQAAANLKVLPNSASDSLPNKPANEKRKRPKKTHAKSIEYKQHSVASFGFLKSEDGGKLSDIDFGQRRKPNSDIGGVRGGIDPHSAFSSLRSSEADEVIGSLGDVQTAFTSSKPASVGNSEGRIMEGLPGPPLDLKAEIIKARFAILSWKPPVVNAQNVEAYSIYCRQEGSGRERYQNTSRSKLEEINIGGLWPGKVYHFRVVPISANGPGISSDILTVTTLAEEHVPSAPQNLEVFATSPRDIHIRWKPPEISNGKILRYTIYYMETTSSVEHNVQTTDLSFSLSGLNPFTEYSVWVVGENEKGAGAATEEKNVRTFSAPPSDAPSNITVEPSSTSVVVRWEPPPVESQNGIILGYKIKFRKAGKGKGITTSPSPGETHYVIKDLDRGTQYQIRLWAMNVNGTGPPSDWIEVETFQNDLDESAVPGEPSGLKYRATYDQLYLMWSPPTNQNIRVRSYIIGWGKGVSDIFTRELDERNRTYIIDGLEPNSEYVLSIRTSNNMGPGPPIYATVKTQDEPPPEPTAALMPPIGLKAQVLSTTSVVLYWTDPTLKQSQYVRDNRLYKVRYTADNSPKSKILNITDLNLIIDDLKPNTLYEFAVKLVKGNRESSWSMVVQNRTWEMPPDVAPRNVDVHLKDEDSQFVEITWLPPKTSNGRITGYVILYTDNKTKSDASWHALVVKGDNHSSIITELRPFTVYYFKVQARNSRGYGPFSNIVSFRTGQNVARHASVQGTAESNVVFSGNTLLYTTICGCVVAVITVAVVSVYLCCKRRDASTLASPSRDKQGYQKGNQAVKPPDLWIHHDQMELKAMEKRHSAHDGASSSGALTLPRSVGGNDYETHDSVHTNSLDKGTYVTNYAIATPINTATLSQSSSDSTPSTRPNYLRTNYQVPRTHLSLEATPNNSVVENLYSAQPGSIQGYDHPGVNSPSYLSQQPPPGSTYAPGMNVLAESQAAKRGQTQGHPLKSFTVPAPPPVSAPGTPQPKHIVTVRPTTSSPYKKPPSGSSSTLTGTPPSRISASNPPPHTAEEVQRLQPSHSTEELNQEMANLEGLMLTLNAITANEFEC is encoded by the exons GTCATGCAGTTCTGGAATTTTCCGTGGAACCCTCCGATACGGTAGTAGAGGCCGGACAATCTGCAGTGCTGGATTGTATGGTGAAAGCATCCCAACATCAGCAGTCGGTGCTGATCACCTGGTTGGATGAAGACGGCTCAAGAATCACTCTTTTAAGTGACATGTATAG GTCACAACTTACAAACGGATCTCTCTACATAACCAGCGTGGTAGAAGAGCAAAGACTGGCCGGGATTTATCAATGTATGGCCACCTTGCCGAATGTTGGATCTATAGTGAGCAGAACAGCCAAACTTAGTATAGCCA GGTTAAATGGGTTCCACGAAGAACCCAGCGATATCACCGTGTACATTGGTCAAAAAGCCCACTTTGCCTGCTATGTAGATGCTATTCCAACTCCGAGAATCCGGTGGTTGAAAGATGAGCGACCCCTGCAAATCGACGATCTTCGAATGACGGTGCTTCCTTCTGGAGCTTTGGAGATCGACGAAGTTGTGGAGAGCGATCAAGGATCATACAG GTGCAATGCGACTGGTTTGAACTCGTATAAACTCAGCAACAAAGCCATTTTATACATCAACGGGGACCAAGAACAAGCTGCGCACTCAGCACCGCCCACTTTCATTGCCAAACCTAGATACATAGTAGCCGTTGAAGGCCAGAATATTTCTTTAGATTGTGCAGCAAACGGAAACCCTATTCCTACTATCACATGGTTGAAAGACGGACGAACCATTGATATGAA CTATTTGGACGGCCGATTCAGCCAGGTAGGCTCTACCAGTTCCCTGCGGATAACCAGAATTCAGGAACAAGATGCTGGTACCTATCAATGTAAAGCAGAGAACAGGGAAGATAGTCTTTATGCGTCAGCTATGATAGATATTCAA GTGCCTccgaaatttctgaaaaagcCACAGAATAGGACAGAACATTTGTCAAAAGATGTCGAGTTGGATTGTAGTGTTTACGGCATTCCTGAACCAAAAATGAGGTGGTTTAAAGATGGAGAACTGGTCAAGTATTCAGAATATTATCAACTAGTCAATGG GAACAACCTAAAAATCATGGGATTGATTACTACCGATACAGGAATATTTCAGTGTCTCGCTTCCAATCCCGCAGGAAATATACAGGCGGCTGCAAACTTGAAAGTTTTACCAAATTCAG CATCGGACTCGCTTCCCAACAAACCTGCAAATGAAAAACGAAAACGGCCCAAAAAGACCCACGCCAAGTCCATCGAATATAAACAACACTCAGTGGCCTCATTCGGCTTCCTCAAGTCCGAGGATGGCGGCAAACTGTCCGACATCGATTTCGGACAGAGGCGTAAGCCAAACTCGGACATTGGGGGAGTGCGGGGAGGCATAGACCCCCATAGCGCATTTAGTAGTCTGCGGAGTAGCGAGGCCGATGAGGTCATAGGTTCATTGGGTGATGTCCAGACTGCTTTCACTTCCTCAAAACCGGCCTCAGTAGGAAACTCGGAGGGAAGGATCATGGAGGGTTTGCCGGGGCCTCCCTTGGACCTCAAGGCTGAGATCATCAAGGCCAGATTTGCGATTTTAAGCTGGAAACCGCCGGTGGTGAACGCGCAGAACGTGGAGGCTTATTCAATTTATTGTAGGCAGGAGGGCAGTGGCAG GGAAAGATACCAAAACACCTCTCGCTCCAAACTGGAAGAAATCAACATTGGCGGCCTTTGGCCGGGCAAAGTGTATCACTTTCGCGTGGTTCCGATTAGCGCCAACGGCCCTGGCATTTCCTCCGATATTTTAACGGTCACTACCCTAGCCGAAGAACACGTCCCCAGTGCACCGCAAAATTTGGAGGTTTTCGCCACCTCTCCTCGAGATATTCATATCAGATGGAAACCTCCGGAGATCTCCAACGGGAAAATCCTCAGATACACTATTTATTACATGGAAACCACCTCGTCTGTAGAGCATAATGTTCAGACAACGGATTTGTCTTTTAGTTTGAGTGGTTTAAATCCTTTTACTGAGTACAGCGTGTGGGTAGTTGGAGAGAACGAGAAAGGGGCGGGAGCTGCCACTGAAGAGAAGAACGTCAGAACTTTTAGTGCCCCTCCTTCAGATGCTCCCAGTAATATCACTGTTGAGCCGTCGAGCACG AGTGTGGTGGTTAGATGGGAACCCCCTCCTGTCGAATCTCAAAATGGGATAATTTTGGGATACAAAATCAAGTTCAGGAAGGCAGGCAAAGGGAAGGGCATCACTACTTCTCCTTCTCCGGGGGAAACGCACTATGTGATCAAGGACTTGGATAGAGGGACTCAGTATCAAATCCGGCTTTGGGCTATGAACGTAAATGGTACCGGACCTCCCTCAGATTGGATTGAAGTAGAAACCTTCCAGAATGATCTGGACGAAAGTGCAGTTCCAGGGGAACCTTCAGGTTTGAAGT ATCGTGCCACCTACGACCAATTGTACTTGATGTGGTCACCACCGACCAATCAAAACATTCGAGTTCGTAGCTACATTATCGGATGGGGCAAGGGGGTTTCCGACATCTTTACACGGGAGTTGGACGAGCGAAATAGAACTTACATTATCGATGGTTTAG AACCAAATTCTGAATACGTCCTAAGTATCCGGACTAGCAATAACATGGGCCCGGGCCCTCCTATTTACGCCACAGTCAAAACGCAAGACGAACCGCCTCCAGAACCGACTGCCGCCCTCATGCCGCCCATAGGTCTAAAAGCTCAAGTTTTAAGCACCACTTCTGTTGTGCTTTATTGGACAGATCCTACTTTAAAGCAAAGCCAA TACGTTAGAGATAATCGACTTTATAAAGTGAGATATACCGCAGACAACTCCCCGAAATCGAAGATTCTTAACATAACCGATTTGAATTTGATAATCGACGATCTGAAACCCAACACCTTATACGAATTTGCAGTGAAGCTAGTTAAAG GTAATAGAGAAAGCTCTTGGAGCATGGTTGTGCAAAACCGCACCTGGGAAATGCCTCCAGATGTGGCCCCGCGCAACGTGGATGTTCACTTGAAAGACGAAGACTCGCAGTTTGTGGAAATCACCTGGCTGCCCCCTAAGACTTCTAATGGTCGGATTACTG GTTACGTGATTTTGTATACAGACAATAAAACCAAATCTGATGCGAGCTGGCACGCGCTCGTTGTTAAAGGGGACAACCATTCGAGTATTATCACCGAGCTAAGGCCGTTTACGGTGTACTACTTTAAAGTCCAAGCTAGGAACAGCAGAGGCTATGGCcccttttcaaatattgtttcgTTTAGAACAGGACAAA atGTTGCACGTCACGCTTCCGTCCAGGGAACTGCAg AAAGCAATGTAGTCTTCTCCGGTAACACACTCCTTTATACGACAATTTGCGGGTGTGTTGTGGCCGTGATCACTGTGGCTGTGGTTTCAGTGTATCTTTGCTGCAAACGAAGAGATGCTTCAACTCTCGCTTCACCCAGTCGCGATAAACAAGGATACCAGAAAG GCAACCAAGCTGTCAAACCTCCCGACCTCTGGATACATCATGACCAAATGGAATTGAAAGCCATGGAAAAACGACATTCTGCGCATGACGGAGCGAGTAGTAGTGGCGCTTTGACGCTTCCACGGAGCGTCGGCGGAAACGACTATGAAACCCACGATTCTGTACATACTAACTCCTTAGATAAAGGCACTTATGTTACAAACTATG CGATAGCAACCCCGATAAATACGGCTACACTTAGCCAGTCCAGTTCCGACTCGACTCCGTCCACTAGACCCAATTATCTGAGGACAAACTACCAAGTACCACGTACTCATCTATCCCTGGAGGCTACCCCAAATAACTCTGTAGTAGAGAATTTGTATTCGGCGCAGCCCGGTAGCATACAAGGTTACGATCATCCTGGAGTAAATTCTCCCAGTTACTTAAG ccAACAGCCGCCCCCTGGCAGCACTTACGCTCCCGGCATGAATGTTTTGGCCGAATCGCAAGCGGCCAAAAGAGGACAAACCCAGGGCCACCCCCTGAAAAGCTTTACAGTGCCAGCTCCACCTCCTGTTTCGGCTCCTGGTACTCCTCAACCGAAACATATAG TAACCGTTCGGCCTACAACTTCATCTCCTTACAAAAAACCACCGTCGGGTAGTTCGAGTACGCTGACGGGGACACCTCCGTCACGCATCAGCGCCTCCAATCCACCTCCTCACACCGCGGAGGAGGTGCAACGGTTGCAACCCTCACACTCCACAGAGGAGCTCAACCAGGAGATGGCCAATTTGGAAGGGTTGATGCTCACACTGAATGCCATCACGGCTAATGAGTTTGAATGTTAG
- the fra gene encoding neogenin isoform X3 produces MSWTKYVFCLQRKWALLLVIATAFTRITQGHAVLEFSVEPSDTVVEAGQSAVLDCMVKASQHQQSVLITWLDEDGSRITLLSDMYRSQLTNGSLYITSVVEEQRLAGIYQCMATLPNVGSIVSRTAKLSIARLNGFHEEPSDITVYIGQKAHFACYVDAIPTPRIRWLKDERPLQIDDLRMTVLPSGALEIDEVVESDQGSYRCNATGLNSYKLSNKAILYINGDQEQAAHSAPPTFIAKPRYIVAVEGQNISLDCAANGNPIPTITWLKDGRTIDMNYLDGRFSQVGSTSSLRITRIQEQDAGTYQCKAENREDSLYASAMIDIQVPPKFLKKPQNRTEHLSKDVELDCSVYGIPEPKMRWFKDGELVKYSEYYQLVNGNNLKIMGLITTDTGIFQCLASNPAGNIQAAANLKVLPNSASDSLPNKPANEKRKRPKKTHAKSIEYKQHSVASFGFLKSEDGGKLSDIDFGQRRKPNSDIGGVRGGIDPHSAFSSLRSSEADEVIGSLGDVQTAFTSSKPASVGNSEGRIMEGLPGPPLDLKAEIIKARFAILSWKPPVVNAQNVEAYSIYCRQEGSGRERYQNTSRSKLEEINIGGLWPGKVYHFRVVPISANGPGISSDILTVTTLAEEHVPSAPQNLEVFATSPRDIHIRWKPPEISNGKILRYTIYYMETTSSVEHNVQTTDLSFSLSGLNPFTEYSVWVVGENEKGAGAATEEKNVRTFSAPPSDAPSNITVEPSSTSVVVRWEPPPVESQNGIILGYKIKFRKAGKGKGITTSPSPGETHYVIKDLDRGTQYQIRLWAMNVNGTGPPSDWIEVETFQNDLDESAVPGEPSGLKYRATYDQLYLMWSPPTNQNIRVRSYIIGWGKGVSDIFTRELDERNRTYIIDGLEPNSEYVLSIRTSNNMGPGPPIYATVKTQDEPPPEPTAALMPPIGLKAQVLSTTSVVLYWTDPTLKQSQYVRDNRLYKVRYTADNSPKSKILNITDLNLIIDDLKPNTLYEFAVKLVKGNRESSWSMVVQNRTWEMPPDVAPRNVDVHLKDEDSQFVEITWLPPKTSNGRITGYVILYTDNKTKSDASWHALVVKGDNHSSIITELRPFTVYYFKVQARNSRGYGPFSNIVSFRTGQKSNVVFSGNTLLYTTICGCVVAVITVAVVSVYLCCKRRDASTLASPSRDKQGYQKDVFTGNQAVKPPDLWIHHDQMELKAMEKRHSAHDGASSSGALTLPRSVGGNDYETHDSVHTNSLDKGTYVTNYGEDKFKKARSKVSLPVDSKPPREPIATPINTATLSQSSSDSTPSTRPNYLRTNYQVPRTHLSLEATPNNSVVENLYSAQPGSIQGYDHPGVNSPSYLSQQPPPGSTYAPGMNVLAESQAAKRGQTQGHPLKSFTVPAPPPVSAPGTPQPKHIVTVRPTTSSPYKKPPSGSSSTLTGTPPSRISASNPPPHTAEEVQRLQPSHSTEELNQEMANLEGLMLTLNAITANEFEC; encoded by the exons GTCATGCAGTTCTGGAATTTTCCGTGGAACCCTCCGATACGGTAGTAGAGGCCGGACAATCTGCAGTGCTGGATTGTATGGTGAAAGCATCCCAACATCAGCAGTCGGTGCTGATCACCTGGTTGGATGAAGACGGCTCAAGAATCACTCTTTTAAGTGACATGTATAG GTCACAACTTACAAACGGATCTCTCTACATAACCAGCGTGGTAGAAGAGCAAAGACTGGCCGGGATTTATCAATGTATGGCCACCTTGCCGAATGTTGGATCTATAGTGAGCAGAACAGCCAAACTTAGTATAGCCA GGTTAAATGGGTTCCACGAAGAACCCAGCGATATCACCGTGTACATTGGTCAAAAAGCCCACTTTGCCTGCTATGTAGATGCTATTCCAACTCCGAGAATCCGGTGGTTGAAAGATGAGCGACCCCTGCAAATCGACGATCTTCGAATGACGGTGCTTCCTTCTGGAGCTTTGGAGATCGACGAAGTTGTGGAGAGCGATCAAGGATCATACAG GTGCAATGCGACTGGTTTGAACTCGTATAAACTCAGCAACAAAGCCATTTTATACATCAACGGGGACCAAGAACAAGCTGCGCACTCAGCACCGCCCACTTTCATTGCCAAACCTAGATACATAGTAGCCGTTGAAGGCCAGAATATTTCTTTAGATTGTGCAGCAAACGGAAACCCTATTCCTACTATCACATGGTTGAAAGACGGACGAACCATTGATATGAA CTATTTGGACGGCCGATTCAGCCAGGTAGGCTCTACCAGTTCCCTGCGGATAACCAGAATTCAGGAACAAGATGCTGGTACCTATCAATGTAAAGCAGAGAACAGGGAAGATAGTCTTTATGCGTCAGCTATGATAGATATTCAA GTGCCTccgaaatttctgaaaaagcCACAGAATAGGACAGAACATTTGTCAAAAGATGTCGAGTTGGATTGTAGTGTTTACGGCATTCCTGAACCAAAAATGAGGTGGTTTAAAGATGGAGAACTGGTCAAGTATTCAGAATATTATCAACTAGTCAATGG GAACAACCTAAAAATCATGGGATTGATTACTACCGATACAGGAATATTTCAGTGTCTCGCTTCCAATCCCGCAGGAAATATACAGGCGGCTGCAAACTTGAAAGTTTTACCAAATTCAG CATCGGACTCGCTTCCCAACAAACCTGCAAATGAAAAACGAAAACGGCCCAAAAAGACCCACGCCAAGTCCATCGAATATAAACAACACTCAGTGGCCTCATTCGGCTTCCTCAAGTCCGAGGATGGCGGCAAACTGTCCGACATCGATTTCGGACAGAGGCGTAAGCCAAACTCGGACATTGGGGGAGTGCGGGGAGGCATAGACCCCCATAGCGCATTTAGTAGTCTGCGGAGTAGCGAGGCCGATGAGGTCATAGGTTCATTGGGTGATGTCCAGACTGCTTTCACTTCCTCAAAACCGGCCTCAGTAGGAAACTCGGAGGGAAGGATCATGGAGGGTTTGCCGGGGCCTCCCTTGGACCTCAAGGCTGAGATCATCAAGGCCAGATTTGCGATTTTAAGCTGGAAACCGCCGGTGGTGAACGCGCAGAACGTGGAGGCTTATTCAATTTATTGTAGGCAGGAGGGCAGTGGCAG GGAAAGATACCAAAACACCTCTCGCTCCAAACTGGAAGAAATCAACATTGGCGGCCTTTGGCCGGGCAAAGTGTATCACTTTCGCGTGGTTCCGATTAGCGCCAACGGCCCTGGCATTTCCTCCGATATTTTAACGGTCACTACCCTAGCCGAAGAACACGTCCCCAGTGCACCGCAAAATTTGGAGGTTTTCGCCACCTCTCCTCGAGATATTCATATCAGATGGAAACCTCCGGAGATCTCCAACGGGAAAATCCTCAGATACACTATTTATTACATGGAAACCACCTCGTCTGTAGAGCATAATGTTCAGACAACGGATTTGTCTTTTAGTTTGAGTGGTTTAAATCCTTTTACTGAGTACAGCGTGTGGGTAGTTGGAGAGAACGAGAAAGGGGCGGGAGCTGCCACTGAAGAGAAGAACGTCAGAACTTTTAGTGCCCCTCCTTCAGATGCTCCCAGTAATATCACTGTTGAGCCGTCGAGCACG AGTGTGGTGGTTAGATGGGAACCCCCTCCTGTCGAATCTCAAAATGGGATAATTTTGGGATACAAAATCAAGTTCAGGAAGGCAGGCAAAGGGAAGGGCATCACTACTTCTCCTTCTCCGGGGGAAACGCACTATGTGATCAAGGACTTGGATAGAGGGACTCAGTATCAAATCCGGCTTTGGGCTATGAACGTAAATGGTACCGGACCTCCCTCAGATTGGATTGAAGTAGAAACCTTCCAGAATGATCTGGACGAAAGTGCAGTTCCAGGGGAACCTTCAGGTTTGAAGT ATCGTGCCACCTACGACCAATTGTACTTGATGTGGTCACCACCGACCAATCAAAACATTCGAGTTCGTAGCTACATTATCGGATGGGGCAAGGGGGTTTCCGACATCTTTACACGGGAGTTGGACGAGCGAAATAGAACTTACATTATCGATGGTTTAG AACCAAATTCTGAATACGTCCTAAGTATCCGGACTAGCAATAACATGGGCCCGGGCCCTCCTATTTACGCCACAGTCAAAACGCAAGACGAACCGCCTCCAGAACCGACTGCCGCCCTCATGCCGCCCATAGGTCTAAAAGCTCAAGTTTTAAGCACCACTTCTGTTGTGCTTTATTGGACAGATCCTACTTTAAAGCAAAGCCAA TACGTTAGAGATAATCGACTTTATAAAGTGAGATATACCGCAGACAACTCCCCGAAATCGAAGATTCTTAACATAACCGATTTGAATTTGATAATCGACGATCTGAAACCCAACACCTTATACGAATTTGCAGTGAAGCTAGTTAAAG GTAATAGAGAAAGCTCTTGGAGCATGGTTGTGCAAAACCGCACCTGGGAAATGCCTCCAGATGTGGCCCCGCGCAACGTGGATGTTCACTTGAAAGACGAAGACTCGCAGTTTGTGGAAATCACCTGGCTGCCCCCTAAGACTTCTAATGGTCGGATTACTG GTTACGTGATTTTGTATACAGACAATAAAACCAAATCTGATGCGAGCTGGCACGCGCTCGTTGTTAAAGGGGACAACCATTCGAGTATTATCACCGAGCTAAGGCCGTTTACGGTGTACTACTTTAAAGTCCAAGCTAGGAACAGCAGAGGCTATGGCcccttttcaaatattgtttcgTTTAGAACAGGACAAA AAAGCAATGTAGTCTTCTCCGGTAACACACTCCTTTATACGACAATTTGCGGGTGTGTTGTGGCCGTGATCACTGTGGCTGTGGTTTCAGTGTATCTTTGCTGCAAACGAAGAGATGCTTCAACTCTCGCTTCACCCAGTCGCGATAAACAAGGATACCAGAAAG ACGTTTTTACAGGCAACCAAGCTGTCAAACCTCCCGACCTCTGGATACATCATGACCAAATGGAATTGAAAGCCATGGAAAAACGACATTCTGCGCATGACGGAGCGAGTAGTAGTGGCGCTTTGACGCTTCCACGGAGCGTCGGCGGAAACGACTATGAAACCCACGATTCTGTACATACTAACTCCTTAGATAAAGGCACTTATGTTACAAACTATG GTGaagataaattcaaaaaagccAGGTCAAAAGTGTCGCTGCCCGTGGATTCGAAGCCGCCAAGAGAAC CGATAGCAACCCCGATAAATACGGCTACACTTAGCCAGTCCAGTTCCGACTCGACTCCGTCCACTAGACCCAATTATCTGAGGACAAACTACCAAGTACCACGTACTCATCTATCCCTGGAGGCTACCCCAAATAACTCTGTAGTAGAGAATTTGTATTCGGCGCAGCCCGGTAGCATACAAGGTTACGATCATCCTGGAGTAAATTCTCCCAGTTACTTAAG ccAACAGCCGCCCCCTGGCAGCACTTACGCTCCCGGCATGAATGTTTTGGCCGAATCGCAAGCGGCCAAAAGAGGACAAACCCAGGGCCACCCCCTGAAAAGCTTTACAGTGCCAGCTCCACCTCCTGTTTCGGCTCCTGGTACTCCTCAACCGAAACATATAG TAACCGTTCGGCCTACAACTTCATCTCCTTACAAAAAACCACCGTCGGGTAGTTCGAGTACGCTGACGGGGACACCTCCGTCACGCATCAGCGCCTCCAATCCACCTCCTCACACCGCGGAGGAGGTGCAACGGTTGCAACCCTCACACTCCACAGAGGAGCTCAACCAGGAGATGGCCAATTTGGAAGGGTTGATGCTCACACTGAATGCCATCACGGCTAATGAGTTTGAATGTTAG